ATCCAACGCCGCCTACGAGGTGGTCTGCGTCTTCCCTGACTAGATCGTTAATTATTGAATCTATGGAAATTGGTTCTCCCCTATCTAAAATTTTAACGTTTACAAACACCATTTTAGCCACCTGAAAAAGGAGGTGTTAGAATTACCTCGTCTCCATCTCTTAAAACCCTGTCGAGCCCTGCTTTCTCCTTGTTGACGAAAACTATTGGGGTGACCCCCCTGTACTCTAACCCGCCAAGAAGCATTTCAATCAAGTCCTTAACGGTTGAATAATCATTTATCTCAACAACTCCATCCCTGATTATCTCGCTGAAAAGGGAGTATGCTCTTACATTAACTTTCATCACACATCACCCTGGGGGGTCTTGACTTTAGAAAGCACTCTTACATCAGTGATTACTGTTTCAGGATACTGGCCTTTCTCATCCTTCTCGTATTTTTTCACCATATCCCATATGTTTAGTAACGCCGCAGTCGCTCCTACTAAAGCCTCCATTTCCACCCCTGTTTTAGCTGTGGTTTTAACGGTCACGTAAACCCGGATTCCTTCTTCCTCAATATTGAAGTCTACCTTAACGTTGGAAATAGGTATGTTATGCGTTAATGGAAGTAGCTCAGGGGTTTTCTTCACCCCAAGAATTGCCGAGACGGATGAAACATCGAGAACGTTTCCTTTCTCTATTTTCCCGCTTTTTATAAGTTCGATAGTGCTTTTCTTAAGCTTGATGAAGCCGGTTGCGACTGCCTCGCGCTGGGAATCCGGCTTTCCCGAAACATCCACCATGTGAACGCTCATGACCGGCCCCTCGTAAAATAGGGTTTTCGAATAGAGACAGCCTTCTTGATTTTTTCAACTACTCCATACTCATCTTTATTCTTTAATTCCTTACTAATATCGACGAACGGTTCTTCCAGGAAGATACAGGTTTTAATCCAGCCCTCCGGGGTGAGCCTTAGCCTGGTGCATCTTGCACATAAATCGGGGTTTCCATAACCCTTTATCACGTTGACTTTTATACCAGATGGCAGAGTGTAAATGGGTCTGTTTTGAAAGTTAGATATTGTTATATTGGAAGAGATCCTGTGTAGTTTTTCAATGATAGGGTCAAGGCTTGTTCTCTGCTCGAGATATACATGGTGCGGCGTTCCAAGAGGAATGAGTTCAATGACGTTGACGTCAACCCCTTTTGATGAGGCGTACTCGATTATTTTTTCAAATTCTCCAAGGTTTATCTTCATCGCGAGAAAGTTTAGTTTTACCTTTATACCGTGGTCTAATGCTTGTTCAATTCCCTCAAGGATTAGCTTGACGCTACCCCTTGTACGAGTAATAGCTTGGTAAACCTCATCGTTTAGTGAGTGAACGCTTACGTTAAGCCCGTCGAGGCCCGCATCAGCAAGCTTTCCAGCTAGGTTTTTCAAAAAATACCCGTTTGTTGTCAAGGACACCTCTTTGGAATATTCTCGAATCCCTTTTATTATATCCGGGGTATCCCTTCTGAGAAGAGGCTCTCCCCCAGTGATTTTAAAGTACACTATTCCGAGTTTACGGGACACGTATGCGAGATACCGGTAATCGTCAGGGGTTAGCACCTCCGCTCTATCTAAACCAGTTAAACCCTCCCTATGGCAAAAAATACAGTTGTAGTTGCATCTCATCGTGACAACTATTCTGAAGCTGTCCACCTCTCTTCCAAAACCATCCCTAAGCATTCCATCCACCCGGCGCTCGTTTTTCTATTATCGAAACCGAATTCTCGGGGAGTATGAGAGTTAGACAATTCCCGGAAACCATGCTACGCAGTTTTTCCCATTCTCTCCGAAGTAGGTTTACTCGAACCTTTGATGAATCGATTTCCAATAGAAGTGTGACGTGATCGAATCTCTCAATTACCTCTAATAAATTACCTTTCAAGGAGTTTACTTCAACGCTTTCACTACATCCGGGTGTTAACTTCGAGACAACGGGCGGGAATACGATATTCACTAGGCTTCCCTCAGCTAGTTTATTCCCTACGCTACCGCTAGTTGCTAAGACAGTCGACTTCCCTATTTCGACAAGATACTTGCCAGGTTTCATGATTTGTATAATTCTTCCCTCTAGAACGTTAAATCCCAGGGACTTCGCTAAGTACTCATTACTTATGGTTTCTTCCGAAAGGAAGGGAGAGTCATAAGTGAGCTTCCTACCGTTTAATACGAGTACTCTATCGTGAAACCAAAATGCGTCTTCAACATCGTGGGTTGCTATAATGGTTGTAATCTTCCATGAAGCTAGAAGCTTTTTCAACTCGTAGCGTATCACGGGTTTGCTCGCTGGGTCGATAGAGGAGAACGGCTCGTCGAGTAGGAGGAGCTTGGGCTCAGCCACGAGGGCTCTGGCCAGCGCTACTTTCTGCTTTAACCCGTTGCTGAGCGCTGGCGGCTTCATATTAGAATATCTCTCCAAGCTCATGAACTCTAGAATATCTCTAACTTTTTTCTCCTTCTCATGCCTGCTGAAAGGCTTCTTGGCAAGACCAAGCATTACGTTTTCCCACACGGTTAAGTGGTCGAGGAGGGCGTAGTCTGATGGCACGTACCCTATTTTCCTCAAATGAGGTGGAGCGTTAACAACTATACGTCCATCGCTTCTCCTGGTTTCGAAAACAGTGTTGTCATCAATGAGTATCCTACCTTTAAATGGGGTTATCAACCCCGCAATGGCTTTAATTAGGGTGGTTTTCCCCGAGGCGTTAGGCCCCATTAAGACAGCGACCTCCCCCCTTCTCAATTGAAAAGAGATATCCTCGATGATTGGAACGTTATTGAAGACTACTGTTAACTCCTCTACTGTAAGCGTTGAAGCTCACCTCTCCAGTATGCTGGTTAAGAACAGGATTAAGTAAGCTATGAGTACATAGCTGGATAAGGCATAAGCCAGTAGCACGATGTCTCCATATTGATTTATAAAATATAGTGCTATTGGAAGCGTAACAGTCCTCCCTCTGATCCCTCCCCCGAGAATTAGGGAGGCTCCGAAGTCTCCGAAGGCTCGTGCGAAAACGAGGAGCGCTCCCGACACAACTTGGGGTTTTAAAGAAGGGAGAAAAATCCTGTACAATGCTTCTAATCTCCCGTATCCAAGAGTTCTAGCAACTTCCTCCAGGGATGGCGGTATCGTCTTGAAGAGTGCAGTGAAATATATCAACGCGATTGGGAAGGCGAGAAAGCTCTGTGCTAACACGATCCCCTTGAAATCGTTCACGATTTCAAAGGAGTCGTTGAGCGTTCTCCCGAGGGGGTTTTTCACAAGGAAGATTAGTAGTATTAAACCGCTGGCTGATGGGGAAAGGATGTAGGGTATACTTAGGAGTGCCCTCAAAGCATGCTTTCCCTTCAAATTCTGCCGTGAGAACCAGTAAGACACTGGAATGCTGAGCATCAACACTACCAGCGTTGTTATTAACGATGTTTCAACCGAGAGTATTGTGGAATCCCTAACCTCCTTAAACAGTTCAGGATTAGACGGGAGGCTTGAAATCGACAAGTAAAACACTGTTGCCAAAACTATTAATTCAAATGCTATTATGAATCCTACTACCAGGCTTAGAGGAGTCAACTCACCCACGAGCCCCACCCATGTAGCATGCTGGCGGAATGGGCCATTGAAAATCAGTGTAAGGGGTAATATTCTTTAAATCCTCGATTGCCTGAAAATACCCCAGTTTACGCATTTCACTGTCCATCCTTGCTTTTTCAAGTATTGTTTTTAAAACTCTTTCTGCTAACTCTGGGTTTTTACTGGTTTTTAAAACACCTATTAATTGACAATCGATCCCAGGTATTTCAGTAGGGTCGAGCCAGACAATATCTGTCTCGCCGGGATACCAGTAGTAGATGAAATGGTAAGCTATGGCAACATCTACAAGACCAAGTGAAACCTGCTTCGCAACCTGGGTGGCATCTGCCAGGATGATCAAGCGATCCTTGACGGCTTCGTAAACTCCATTATACTTTAACAGGTTCACGGCCATTTTACCGGAGGGGGCAGTTTCCGGGTCTGCAATCGCGATCTTGACTTCTTTTGCGACGAGGTCTTGGAGGCGGGTGATATTGGAAGGGTTGCCTTTAGGGACTATAAGTGCTGGAATGGAGTAGGAGACTAAGAACACCTTGTCACCGTAAACTAACCCTTCCTCCAGCATGGCTCTCATGTACTCGGAGTCAGCGGAGCCGAAAACGTCTCCCTCTCCTGAAAGCCTAATCCTGGTTATAAGCGAACCTGTTGGTTGAACATACACGGTGATCTTGTAAGCCGAGGAGTCG
This region of Thermosphaera aggregans genomic DNA includes:
- a CDS encoding ABC transporter ATP-binding protein — protein: MIEDISFQLRRGEVAVLMGPNASGKTTLIKAIAGLITPFKGRILIDDNTVFETRRSDGRIVVNAPPHLRKIGYVPSDYALLDHLTVWENVMLGLAKKPFSRHEKEKKVRDILEFMSLERYSNMKPPALSNGLKQKVALARALVAEPKLLLLDEPFSSIDPASKPVIRYELKKLLASWKITTIIATHDVEDAFWFHDRVLVLNGRKLTYDSPFLSEETISNEYLAKSLGFNVLEGRIIQIMKPGKYLVEIGKSTVLATSGSVGNKLAEGSLVNIVFPPVVSKLTPGCSESVEVNSLKGNLLEVIERFDHVTLLLEIDSSKVRVNLLRREWEKLRSMVSGNCLTLILPENSVSIIEKRAPGGWNA
- the moaC gene encoding cyclic pyranopterin monophosphate synthase MoaC; this translates as MSVHMVDVSGKPDSQREAVATGFIKLKKSTIELIKSGKIEKGNVLDVSSVSAILGVKKTPELLPLTHNIPISNVKVDFNIEEEGIRVYVTVKTTAKTGVEMEALVGATAALLNIWDMVKKYEKDEKGQYPETVITDVRVLSKVKTPQGDV
- the moaA gene encoding GTP 3',8-cyclase MoaA, which gives rise to MLRDGFGREVDSFRIVVTMRCNYNCIFCHREGLTGLDRAEVLTPDDYRYLAYVSRKLGIVYFKITGGEPLLRRDTPDIIKGIREYSKEVSLTTNGYFLKNLAGKLADAGLDGLNVSVHSLNDEVYQAITRTRGSVKLILEGIEQALDHGIKVKLNFLAMKINLGEFEKIIEYASSKGVDVNVIELIPLGTPHHVYLEQRTSLDPIIEKLHRISSNITISNFQNRPIYTLPSGIKVNVIKGYGNPDLCARCTRLRLTPEGWIKTCIFLEEPFVDISKELKNKDEYGVVEKIKKAVSIRKPYFTRGRS
- the modA gene encoding molybdate ABC transporter substrate-binding protein, which encodes MAFRAYLFLSLITLILIAYIIIYPSLAPVGKPEEILFLLPPSLYKPLQPYIDQFNSDSSAYKITVYVQPTGSLITRIRLSGEGDVFGSADSEYMRAMLEEGLVYGDKVFLVSYSIPALIVPKGNPSNITRLQDLVAKEVKIAIADPETAPSGKMAVNLLKYNGVYEAVKDRLIILADATQVAKQVSLGLVDVAIAYHFIYYWYPGETDIVWLDPTEIPGIDCQLIGVLKTSKNPELAERVLKTILEKARMDSEMRKLGYFQAIEDLKNITPYTDFQWPIPPACYMGGARG
- a CDS encoding MoaD/ThiS family protein, giving the protein MKVNVRAYSLFSEIIRDGVVEINDYSTVKDLIEMLLGGLEYRGVTPIVFVNKEKAGLDRVLRDGDEVILTPPFSGG
- a CDS encoding molybdate ABC transporter permease subunit; this encodes MGELTPLSLVVGFIIAFELIVLATVFYLSISSLPSNPELFKEVRDSTILSVETSLITTLVVLMLSIPVSYWFSRQNLKGKHALRALLSIPYILSPSASGLILLIFLVKNPLGRTLNDSFEIVNDFKGIVLAQSFLAFPIALIYFTALFKTIPPSLEEVARTLGYGRLEALYRIFLPSLKPQVVSGALLVFARAFGDFGASLILGGGIRGRTVTLPIALYFINQYGDIVLLAYALSSYVLIAYLILFLTSILER